The proteins below come from a single Crossiella sp. CA-258035 genomic window:
- the gatB gene encoding Asp-tRNA(Asn)/Glu-tRNA(Gln) amidotransferase subunit GatB yields the protein MTTDVTAELLPYSDVVERFDPVLGLEVHVELHTNTKMFCGCPTQFGADPNTQVCPTCLGLPGALPVVNGKAVESAIRIGLALNCEIAEWCRFARKNYFYPDMPKNFQTSQYDEPIAFNGYLDVVLDDGEIFRVEIERAHMEEDTGKSLHVGGATGRIHGAEFSLLDYNRAGVPLIEIVTKTIHGTGERAPEVARAYVSALRDLLKALDVSDVRMDQGSLRCDANVSLMPKGSSVLGTRSETKNVNSLRSVERAVHFEMRRHAAVLTSGGEVVQETRHFDESTGSTRPGRRKETSEDYRYFPEPDLVPIAPSREWVAELAQTLPELPWQRRKRIQAEWKLSDPELRDLVNAGALELVAATVEAGAAPDEARSWWVAYLSQQANTQGVDLADLAITPAQLARVIALVAEGKLTNKLARQVVDGVLAGEGEPDTVVEARGLVVVSDDSALLAAVDEALAAQPDIAEKIRSGKVAAAGAVVGAVMKATKGQADAKRVRELVLERCGQ from the coding sequence ATGACGACTGACGTCACGGCAGAACTGCTGCCCTACTCCGACGTGGTCGAGCGCTTCGACCCGGTGCTGGGGCTGGAGGTGCACGTCGAGCTGCACACCAACACCAAGATGTTCTGCGGCTGCCCGACACAGTTCGGGGCCGACCCGAACACCCAGGTCTGCCCGACCTGCCTCGGCCTGCCCGGCGCGCTGCCGGTGGTCAACGGCAAGGCGGTCGAGTCGGCCATCCGGATCGGTCTCGCGCTCAACTGCGAGATCGCGGAGTGGTGCCGGTTCGCGCGGAAGAACTACTTCTACCCTGACATGCCGAAGAACTTCCAGACCTCGCAGTACGACGAGCCAATCGCCTTCAACGGCTACCTGGACGTGGTGCTCGACGACGGTGAGATCTTCCGGGTGGAGATCGAGCGCGCGCACATGGAGGAGGACACCGGCAAGTCGCTGCACGTGGGCGGCGCGACCGGGCGCATCCACGGCGCCGAGTTTTCCCTGCTGGACTACAACCGGGCGGGCGTGCCGCTGATCGAGATCGTCACCAAGACGATCCACGGCACCGGCGAACGCGCGCCCGAGGTGGCCCGCGCCTACGTCAGCGCGCTGCGCGACCTGCTCAAGGCGCTGGACGTCTCGGACGTGCGGATGGACCAGGGCTCGCTGCGCTGCGACGCGAACGTCTCGCTGATGCCCAAGGGCAGCAGCGTGCTCGGCACCCGCTCGGAGACCAAGAACGTCAACTCGCTGCGCAGCGTCGAGCGGGCCGTGCACTTCGAGATGCGCAGGCACGCCGCGGTGCTGACCAGCGGCGGCGAGGTCGTCCAGGAGACCAGGCACTTCGACGAGTCCACCGGCAGCACCCGGCCGGGACGGCGCAAGGAGACCAGCGAGGACTACCGGTACTTCCCGGAGCCCGACCTGGTGCCGATCGCCCCGTCCCGCGAGTGGGTGGCCGAGCTCGCGCAGACCCTGCCCGAGCTGCCCTGGCAGCGCCGCAAGCGGATCCAGGCCGAGTGGAAGCTCTCCGACCCGGAACTGCGCGACCTGGTCAACGCGGGCGCACTCGAACTGGTCGCGGCCACCGTCGAAGCGGGAGCCGCCCCGGACGAGGCCCGCTCCTGGTGGGTGGCCTACCTGTCCCAGCAGGCCAACACCCAGGGCGTCGACCTCGCTGACCTGGCCATCACCCCAGCCCAGCTGGCCAGGGTGATCGCCCTGGTCGCCGAGGGCAAGCTGACCAACAAGCTGGCCCGCCAGGTCGTCGACGGCGTGCTGGCAGGCGAGGGCGAGCCGGACACCGTGGTCGAGGCCCGCGGCCTGGTCGTGGTCTCCGACGACTCGGCCCTGCTCGCCGCGGTCGACGAGGCCCTGGCCGCCCAGCCCGACATCGCCGAGAAGATCCGCTCCGGCAAGGTCGCCGCGGCCGGCGCCGTGGTCGGCGCGGTCATGAAGGCCACCAAGGGCCAAGCCGACGCCAAACGCGTCCGCGAACTGGTCCTGGAACGCTGCGGCCAGTAA
- the gatA gene encoding Asp-tRNA(Asn)/Glu-tRNA(Gln) amidotransferase subunit GatA, with protein sequence MTDLTRLTAAELAGKIHSREVSAVEVAQAHLDRVAAVDGAVHAFLHVDTEGALAAAEAVDKSIAAGETPASPLAGVPLALKDVLTIKGVPTTCGSKMLEGWIPPYDATVTRRLREAGVVILGKTNMDEFAMGSSTENSAYGPTHNPWDLDRIPGGSGGGSSAALAAFEAPLAIGTDTGGSIRQPGAVTGTVGVKPTYGGVSRYGLVAFSSSLDQAGPCARTVLDAALLHEVIAGHDPLDSTSLNVPVPPVVAAARQGATGDLSGLRIGVVSEFSGDGYQPGVLRSFEAAVAALEKLGAEVVEVSCPNFTYALPAYYLIAPSECSSNLARFDAMRYGLRVGGEDPALDAEQVMSLTREAGFGPEVKRRVILGTYALSAGYYDAYYGSAQKVRTLISRDFTSAFEQVDVLISPTTPTTAFRLGERTADPMAMYLADLCTIPANLAGNAAMSVPSGLSDEDGLPVGLQIMAPALADERMYRVAAAYEVARNDAEGGAQIHRVPDLAAGVR encoded by the coding sequence ATGACCGACCTGACCAGGCTCACCGCGGCCGAACTGGCCGGCAAGATCCACTCGCGTGAGGTCTCCGCGGTGGAGGTCGCCCAGGCGCACCTGGACCGCGTGGCCGCGGTCGACGGTGCCGTGCACGCCTTCCTGCACGTGGACACCGAGGGCGCGCTGGCCGCCGCCGAGGCCGTGGACAAGTCCATCGCCGCCGGTGAGACCCCCGCCTCGCCGCTGGCCGGGGTGCCGCTGGCGCTCAAGGACGTGCTCACCATCAAGGGCGTGCCCACCACCTGCGGCTCCAAGATGCTGGAGGGCTGGATCCCGCCCTACGACGCCACCGTCACCCGGCGGCTGCGCGAGGCGGGCGTGGTCATCCTCGGCAAGACCAACATGGACGAGTTCGCGATGGGCTCCTCCACCGAGAACTCCGCCTACGGCCCCACGCACAACCCATGGGACCTCGACCGCATCCCCGGCGGCTCCGGCGGCGGCTCCTCGGCCGCGCTGGCCGCCTTCGAGGCTCCGCTGGCCATCGGCACCGACACCGGCGGCTCGATCCGCCAGCCCGGCGCGGTCACCGGCACCGTCGGCGTCAAGCCCACCTACGGCGGCGTGTCCCGCTACGGCCTGGTCGCCTTCTCCTCCTCGCTGGACCAGGCCGGGCCCTGCGCCCGCACCGTGCTGGACGCGGCGCTGCTGCACGAGGTCATCGCCGGGCACGACCCGCTCGACTCCACCTCGCTGAACGTGCCGGTCCCGCCGGTGGTCGCGGCCGCCCGCCAGGGCGCGACGGGCGACCTCAGCGGCCTGCGCATCGGCGTGGTCAGCGAGTTCAGCGGCGACGGCTACCAGCCCGGCGTGCTGCGCTCCTTCGAGGCCGCGGTGGCCGCCCTGGAGAAGCTGGGCGCGGAGGTCGTGGAGGTCTCCTGCCCGAACTTCACCTACGCGCTGCCGGCCTACTACCTGATCGCGCCGAGCGAGTGCTCCTCCAACCTGGCCCGCTTCGACGCCATGCGCTACGGCCTGCGGGTCGGCGGCGAGGACCCGGCGCTGGACGCCGAGCAGGTCATGTCGCTCACCCGCGAGGCCGGCTTCGGCCCCGAGGTCAAGCGCCGGGTGATCCTGGGCACCTACGCGCTCTCCGCCGGGTACTACGACGCCTACTACGGCTCGGCGCAGAAGGTCCGCACGCTCATCTCGCGCGACTTCACCAGCGCGTTCGAGCAGGTCGACGTGCTGATCTCGCCGACCACGCCGACCACGGCGTTCCGGCTCGGCGAGCGCACCGCCGACCCGATGGCGATGTACCTGGCCGACCTGTGCACCATCCCGGCCAACCTGGCGGGCAACGCGGCGATGAGCGTGCCCAGCGGCCTCTCCGACGAGGACGGGCTGCCGGTCGGGCTGCAGATCATGGCGCCCGCGCTGGCCGACGAGCGGATGTACCGGGTGGCCGCGGCCTACGAGGTCGCGCGCAACGACGCCGAGGGCGGTGCGCAGATCCACCGGGTGCCGGACCTCGCGGCGGGCGTGCGGTGA
- the gatC gene encoding Asp-tRNA(Asn)/Glu-tRNA(Gln) amidotransferase subunit GatC: MPTISRDEVAHLARLARLAVTDAELDLFAGQLDGIIQAVAKVGEVAAEDVPPTSHSVPLTNVFRADEITPSLPREDALAAAPAAEDGRFRVPRILGEA, from the coding sequence GTGCCCACCATCTCGCGCGACGAGGTAGCGCACCTGGCCAGGCTGGCCAGGCTCGCCGTCACCGATGCCGAACTGGACCTGTTCGCCGGCCAGTTGGACGGCATCATCCAGGCGGTGGCCAAGGTCGGCGAGGTAGCCGCCGAGGACGTCCCGCCGACCTCGCACTCCGTGCCGCTGACCAACGTCTTCCGCGCCGACGAGATCACCCCCTCGCTGCCCAGGGAGGACGCGCTCGCCGCGGCGCCCGCGGCCGAGGACGGCCGGTTCCGCGTGCCGCGCATCCTCGGGGAGGCCTGA
- a CDS encoding amino acid-binding protein — protein sequence MSFLIRVQLPDRPGTLGAVASALGEIGADILSVDVVERGVGVAIDDLVVELPSGRLPDVLITAAESVEGVEVDAVRPYAGILNTHRELELVEEIAAEPRKGLEVFTEGVPRIIRAGWAVVVGNNGDGPYRLAASSAAPETKAIDLPWLPLAKATILDGEEPWVPETWQELGTELAATPLGNPDRVLLVGRPGGPMFRAAEVARLAHLAGIVAVVLPD from the coding sequence GTGTCCTTCCTGATCCGCGTGCAGCTTCCCGACCGTCCCGGCACCCTGGGGGCGGTCGCGTCGGCGCTCGGTGAGATCGGGGCCGACATCCTGAGCGTGGACGTGGTCGAACGCGGGGTCGGCGTGGCCATCGACGACCTGGTGGTGGAGCTGCCCTCGGGCCGGCTGCCGGACGTGCTGATCACCGCGGCCGAGTCGGTCGAGGGCGTCGAGGTGGACGCGGTCCGGCCCTACGCCGGCATCCTCAACACCCACCGCGAGCTGGAGCTGGTGGAGGAGATCGCCGCCGAGCCGCGCAAGGGTCTTGAGGTCTTCACCGAGGGCGTGCCGCGGATCATCCGGGCCGGCTGGGCCGTGGTGGTCGGCAACAACGGCGACGGCCCGTACCGGCTGGCCGCCAGCAGCGCGGCCCCGGAGACCAAGGCGATCGACCTGCCCTGGCTGCCGCTGGCCAAGGCGACCATCCTGGACGGCGAGGAGCCGTGGGTGCCCGAGACCTGGCAGGAGCTGGGCACCGAGCTGGCGGCCACCCCGCTGGGCAACCCGGACCGGGTGCTGCTGGTGGGGCGGCCGGGCGGGCCGATGTTCCGGGCGGCCGAGGTGGCGCGGCTGGCGCACCTGGCCGGGATCGTCGCGGTGGTCCTGCCCGACTAG
- a CDS encoding alpha/beta fold hydrolase → MTKTLRLLAVAAGAAVAVLHAPPATAAPALTWRDCGSGLQCAELSVPTDHANPRGSRFDLALARYPARDPATRLGSIVVNPGGPGAYLHLLPQLGGQFADLTQWFDVVLFDPRGMGRSAGITCPTGAPIPLEWTFPDEAAYRAHVARSREFGAGCATAAGPLAGKLDSWQVAHDLDAIRAALGESKLRYLGNSYGTVFGQAYLSLFPHRSGRFFLDSVYDHTNRSQRDWAASRAEVAERNLHRFGDWCARTPDCALHGRDLVKVWTDLVARAERQPIPAPDAKFGGPGTASRIVSSTHSDFERDWPRLAQAIAEADAGDASKLVGVPAIPVETDVNRQINCADFPYATDYREVSRIVAGIRATVAPLLGWRHTWVNVLKCAGLPEVTPFAPQPIPPAHRPPSLLADGIHDSVTTVDYGRRVTAQLPGSRHIAVVGGHANYLYAGNRCLRGHVHRYLTTGALPPAGLTCPANT, encoded by the coding sequence GTGACCAAGACCCTTCGCCTGCTCGCGGTCGCGGCCGGCGCGGCCGTGGCCGTCCTGCACGCCCCGCCCGCGACCGCCGCACCCGCGCTGACCTGGCGGGACTGCGGCTCCGGCCTCCAGTGCGCCGAGCTGTCCGTGCCCACCGACCACGCCAACCCGCGCGGGTCCCGCTTCGACCTCGCGCTGGCCCGCTACCCCGCCAGGGACCCGGCCACCCGCCTCGGCTCCATCGTGGTCAACCCCGGCGGGCCGGGGGCCTACCTGCACCTGTTGCCGCAGCTGGGCGGGCAGTTCGCGGACCTGACGCAGTGGTTCGACGTGGTGCTGTTCGACCCGCGCGGGATGGGGCGCAGCGCCGGGATCACCTGCCCGACCGGCGCGCCGATCCCGCTGGAGTGGACCTTCCCGGACGAGGCCGCCTACCGCGCGCACGTGGCGCGCAGCCGGGAGTTCGGCGCGGGCTGCGCCACGGCCGCAGGGCCGCTGGCCGGGAAGCTGGACAGCTGGCAGGTGGCGCACGACCTGGACGCGATCAGGGCCGCGCTCGGCGAGTCCAAGCTGCGATACCTGGGCAACTCCTACGGCACCGTGTTCGGCCAGGCCTACCTGTCCCTGTTCCCGCACCGGTCCGGGCGGTTCTTCCTGGACAGCGTGTACGACCACACCAACCGCTCGCAGCGGGACTGGGCGGCCTCCCGGGCCGAGGTGGCCGAGCGGAACCTGCACCGCTTCGGCGACTGGTGCGCGCGCACGCCGGACTGCGCGCTGCACGGGCGCGACCTGGTCAAGGTGTGGACGGACCTGGTGGCGCGGGCCGAGAGGCAGCCGATCCCGGCGCCGGATGCGAAGTTCGGCGGGCCGGGCACGGCCTCGCGGATCGTCTCCAGCACGCACTCGGACTTCGAGCGGGACTGGCCGCGACTGGCCCAGGCGATCGCCGAGGCGGACGCCGGTGATGCCAGCAAGCTGGTCGGCGTACCCGCGATCCCGGTGGAGACCGACGTGAACCGGCAGATCAACTGCGCCGACTTCCCCTACGCCACCGACTACCGCGAGGTGAGCCGGATCGTGGCCGGGATCAGGGCCACCGTGGCTCCGCTGCTGGGCTGGCGGCACACCTGGGTCAACGTGCTCAAGTGCGCCGGGCTGCCCGAGGTCACACCCTTTGCCCCGCAACCGATCCCGCCCGCGCACCGGCCGCCGTCGCTGCTCGCCGACGGCATCCACGACTCGGTGACCACGGTGGACTACGGGCGGCGGGTGACCGCGCAACTGCCCGGTTCCCGGCACATCGCGGTGGTGGGCGGGCACGCCAACTACCTCTACGCGGGCAACCGCTGCCTGCGCGGGCACGTGCACCGCTACCTCACCACCGGCGCGCTGCCGCCGGCTGGCCTGACCTGTCCGGCGAACACCTGA
- a CDS encoding histidine kinase produces MNDATLAGIAFLALLGGVLLERGELSWPPVLLSLALSLPLTLRRRYPVAVAVACAAVAFVGTGLPGWSGRTVAAAAFCSAVYHRGEKFGPVVALSVGWTVLYGLSAPAPPSTPVLTEAVLLGLAPVAAGVALRLHRERVRSAVALRQAELARVVADERLRIARDVHDAVGHHLTAIRLQAMAARRVPEAAPAALALITDLSATALTETRGLLAELREDPGLDQVTELAARLARSGPRITVRGLEIGVPELVGRHAYRIVQEALTNVLRHSAATEVEVELRRTGTELVITVCDNGRSVGEPRPGHGLRGLAERAALLGGTCTAGPAGDGWLVRAVLPWEPR; encoded by the coding sequence ATGAACGACGCCACGCTGGCCGGCATCGCCTTCCTCGCCCTGCTGGGCGGGGTGCTGCTGGAACGCGGCGAGCTGTCCTGGCCGCCGGTGCTGCTCAGCCTGGCGCTGAGCCTGCCGCTGACGCTGCGCCGCCGGTACCCCGTCGCGGTGGCGGTGGCCTGCGCGGCGGTGGCCTTCGTCGGCACCGGGTTGCCCGGCTGGTCGGGGCGCACGGTGGCCGCGGCCGCGTTCTGCTCGGCGGTCTACCACCGCGGCGAGAAGTTCGGGCCGGTGGTGGCGCTGTCGGTGGGCTGGACGGTGCTCTACGGGCTCAGCGCGCCGGCGCCGCCCAGCACACCGGTGCTCACCGAGGCGGTGCTGCTGGGCCTGGCGCCGGTCGCGGCCGGGGTGGCGCTGCGGCTGCACCGGGAGCGGGTGCGCTCGGCGGTCGCGCTGCGGCAGGCGGAGCTGGCCAGGGTGGTGGCGGACGAGCGGCTGCGCATCGCCAGGGACGTGCACGACGCGGTCGGCCACCACCTGACCGCGATCCGGTTGCAGGCCATGGCGGCCCGGCGGGTGCCCGAGGCGGCGCCCGCCGCGCTGGCGCTGATCACCGACCTGTCCGCCACCGCGCTGACCGAGACCAGGGGCCTGCTGGCCGAGCTGCGCGAGGATCCAGGGCTGGACCAGGTGACCGAGCTGGCCGCCCGGCTGGCCAGGAGCGGACCGCGGATCACCGTGCGGGGCTTGGAGATCGGGGTGCCGGAGCTGGTGGGGCGGCACGCCTACCGGATCGTGCAGGAGGCGCTGACCAACGTGCTGCGGCACTCCGCGGCCACGGAGGTCGAGGTGGAGCTGCGCCGGACGGGGACGGAGCTGGTGATCACGGTGTGCGACAACGGCCGGAGCGTTGGTGAGCCCCGGCCCGGCCACGGTCTGCGCGGGCTGGCCGAGCGGGCCGCGCTGCTCGGCGGCACCTGCACCGCCGGGCCGGCCGGTGACGGCTGGCTGGTGCGGGCCGTGCTGCCCTGGGAGCCGCGATGA
- a CDS encoding response regulator transcription factor, translating into MIRVLLADDQQPVRAALRLLLDAEPDIEVVGEAANGAEAVHLTRWRRPDVVLMDIRMPHQDGLAAIEELAGTPARILVLTTFDLDDYLYRALRAGAAGFLLKDNDPELLTTAIRAVHGGHGLIDPKVTSGLIRRFAELAPAPPGPELAALTDREREVLRALARGLSNAEIAAELAVGEGTVKTHVARVLAKLGLRTRVHAVIYAHEHDLG; encoded by the coding sequence ATGATCCGGGTGCTGCTGGCCGACGACCAGCAGCCGGTGCGCGCGGCACTGCGCCTGTTGCTGGACGCCGAGCCCGACATCGAGGTGGTCGGCGAGGCGGCCAACGGCGCGGAGGCGGTGCACCTGACCCGCTGGCGGCGGCCGGACGTGGTGCTGATGGACATCCGGATGCCGCACCAGGACGGCCTGGCCGCGATCGAGGAACTGGCCGGGACCCCGGCGCGCATCCTGGTGCTGACCACCTTCGACCTGGACGACTACCTCTACCGCGCGCTGCGTGCCGGTGCGGCCGGGTTTCTGTTGAAGGACAACGATCCCGAGCTGCTGACCACGGCGATCCGGGCGGTGCACGGCGGGCACGGGCTGATCGATCCCAAGGTCACCAGCGGGCTGATCCGGCGCTTCGCCGAGCTGGCCCCCGCGCCGCCGGGCCCGGAGCTGGCCGCGCTGACCGACCGGGAGCGGGAGGTGCTGCGGGCGCTGGCCCGCGGGCTCAGCAACGCCGAGATCGCGGCCGAGCTGGCGGTGGGCGAGGGCACGGTGAAGACCCACGTGGCCAGGGTGCTGGCCAAGCTCGGGCTGCGCACCAGGGTGCACGCGGTGATCTACGCGCACGAGCACGACCTGGGCTAG
- a CDS encoding Lrp/AsnC family transcriptional regulator: protein MESVILDELEREIVTTLQQDGRAPFSRIAGALGVSENTVARRYQRLRSAGLLRVVGSVYGPLAGYTSWTLRIRCTPDAATPIATALARRPDTFWVHLLSGGTEISCHVQARTEADRDTLLMDKLPRTARVLDLSAHALLGEAGPVVPLDDGDHALLAALARDGRTRHTELAAATGWSESTVKRRIDALRESGVLVFEVDVPPAALGLRAEARLWLTVRPSALRRVAATVGGHPEVSFAGVTTGRTNLTAMVACRDAGELYRYLTERVGGLAGVHSMETAPVVRTVKRSGALLPR, encoded by the coding sequence GTGGAATCCGTCATTCTGGACGAGTTGGAGCGGGAAATCGTCACGACCCTCCAGCAGGACGGCCGCGCCCCGTTCAGCCGGATCGCCGGGGCGCTGGGCGTCTCGGAGAACACGGTGGCCCGCCGGTACCAGCGGCTGCGCTCGGCCGGGCTGCTGCGGGTGGTGGGCTCGGTGTACGGCCCGCTGGCCGGCTACACCTCGTGGACCCTGCGCATCCGCTGCACCCCGGACGCGGCGACCCCGATCGCCACCGCGCTGGCCCGTCGCCCGGACACCTTCTGGGTGCACCTGCTCTCCGGCGGCACCGAGATCTCCTGCCACGTCCAGGCGCGAACCGAGGCCGACCGGGACACCCTGCTGATGGACAAGCTGCCGCGCACCGCCAGGGTGCTGGACCTCAGCGCGCACGCCCTGCTCGGCGAGGCGGGACCCGTTGTGCCACTGGACGACGGCGACCACGCGCTGCTGGCGGCACTGGCCAGGGACGGCCGGACGAGGCACACCGAACTGGCGGCGGCCACGGGCTGGTCGGAGTCCACGGTGAAGCGGCGGATCGACGCGCTGCGGGAGAGCGGGGTGCTGGTGTTCGAGGTGGATGTGCCGCCCGCGGCGCTCGGGCTGCGTGCCGAGGCGCGGTTGTGGCTGACCGTGCGGCCCTCGGCGCTGCGCCGGGTCGCGGCGACGGTCGGCGGGCACCCGGAGGTGAGCTTCGCCGGGGTGACCACCGGGCGGACCAACCTGACCGCGATGGTGGCCTGCCGCGACGCCGGGGAGTTGTACCGGTACCTGACCGAGCGGGTGGGCGGGCTGGCCGGGGTGCACTCGATGGAGACCGCGCCGGTGGTGCGGACGGTGAAGCGGTCCGGGGCGCTGCTGCCGCGCTGA
- a CDS encoding PIN domain-containing protein, whose amino-acid sequence MRDPGSLATTEPVILEVRSGLDGFRLIRLDQALSSLTLLGVDPAVDFHTGSELYRAVRKTGHTVRSMMDCLIAAVALRTGAVLVHAL is encoded by the coding sequence ATGCGTGACCCTGGTTCCTTGGCCACCACGGAACCTGTCATCTTGGAGGTGCGGTCGGGTTTGGACGGGTTCCGGCTGATTCGGCTGGACCAGGCGCTCAGTAGTCTCACGCTGCTCGGCGTTGACCCGGCGGTGGACTTCCACACCGGCTCCGAGTTGTACCGCGCGGTGCGGAAAACCGGCCACACCGTTCGTTCGATGATGGACTGCCTCATCGCGGCGGTCGCGCTCCGAACCGGTGCCGTCCTCGTGCACGCGCTGTGA
- a CDS encoding type II toxin-antitoxin system VapB family antitoxin: MARTTIDIDEELVDEAMRRYGLRTKKDAVDFALRRLVGPKITTEELLSLEGIGWEGDLEQMRADNPECAWNSA, encoded by the coding sequence ATGGCGCGCACAACCATCGACATCGATGAGGAGCTGGTCGACGAGGCCATGCGGCGATATGGCCTGAGGACCAAGAAAGACGCCGTAGATTTCGCCTTGCGCAGGCTAGTCGGTCCCAAGATCACCACGGAAGAGTTGCTGTCTCTTGAAGGCATCGGCTGGGAGGGTGACCTGGAACAGATGAGGGCCGACAACCCGGAGTGCGCGTGGAACAGCGCCTGA
- a CDS encoding 3-keto-5-aminohexanoate cleavage protein → MLPLLQCCPNGSRPAEAHPAVPITPWQLATAVAEVAELGVTSVHLHPRDAVGLETLAGPELATVVATVRAAAPGVEIGVSTGAWITPDPVRRTELVEGWSGLAAGRPDVASVNVHEPGWLPVCAALHRAGVGIELGVFTTKAAALLRVEGVPAGTVRVLAEVQETNPDRAQAAATDLLAALDFLPPDLPILLHGEEGGAWPVLAEAVRLGLHRRIGLEDTLVLPDGTPAPDNAALVRAAQTLQGA, encoded by the coding sequence ATGCTTCCCCTGCTTCAGTGCTGCCCCAACGGCAGCCGCCCCGCTGAGGCCCACCCCGCCGTGCCGATCACCCCCTGGCAGCTGGCCACCGCGGTCGCCGAGGTCGCCGAGCTGGGCGTCACCTCGGTGCACCTGCACCCCAGGGACGCGGTCGGCCTGGAGACCCTGGCCGGTCCCGAGCTGGCCACCGTGGTCGCCACCGTGCGCGCGGCCGCCCCTGGCGTGGAGATCGGCGTCAGCACCGGCGCCTGGATCACCCCGGACCCGGTGCGCCGCACCGAGCTGGTCGAAGGCTGGTCCGGCCTGGCCGCCGGCCGCCCGGACGTGGCCTCGGTGAACGTGCACGAGCCCGGCTGGCTGCCGGTCTGCGCCGCCCTGCACCGCGCGGGCGTCGGCATCGAGCTCGGCGTGTTCACCACCAAGGCCGCGGCCCTGCTGCGCGTCGAGGGCGTGCCGGCGGGCACCGTCCGGGTGCTGGCCGAGGTCCAGGAGACCAACCCCGACCGCGCCCAGGCCGCCGCCACCGACCTGCTCGCCGCGCTGGACTTCCTGCCACCCGACCTGCCGATCCTGCTGCACGGCGAGGAGGGCGGCGCCTGGCCGGTGCTCGCCGAAGCCGTCCGCCTCGGCCTGCACCGCCGGATCGGCCTGGAGGACACCCTGGTGCTGCCCGACGGCACCCCGGCCCCGGACAACGCCGCCCTGGTCCGCGCCGCCCAGACCCTCCAAGGTGCATAG